Proteins from a genomic interval of Sporomusaceae bacterium:
- a CDS encoding glucose-6-phosphate isomerase, translated as MLKLPSGFAFDHANLYGDGKVTDADLAGIAGRIAAAHAAVCRMRATGEVRGHLSKDGAPEKVLFSQLPYVAAGNLNSPESISRLKDFGASLRHRTDAVIHFGIGGSYLGNRVLFDAHCGEFWNSRSPEERGGYPELYFSGNNLDPQRTRDLIGHILAATAQKSPYRLLLVVVSKSGATLDTMGAFMVVYDALRQAPGLDLSVVAVTDPAEGDKATLLKKLAQENGWPTFAVPDGIGGRFSVFSEVGLVTAACIGFDIDAFLAGAQAMDQACQQGDIKTNPALLNAALKYLAAANHGRDIEIFMPYSDRLKAVAEWYIQLLAESLGKRTDRQGREVFYGRTPIVAVGTTDMHAQTQQHQDGARDKVVQFVRIAAWEDDPVIPDAFPASRELSKISSLRMSQALDTALAANAEALSSDGRFSAVFHLPRLDAFHLGELLYLLALSVAYEGELADVDAFDQPGVEAYKRIMAPKLEAIKQGGR; from the coding sequence ATGCTCAAGCTCCCCTCGGGATTCGCGTTCGACCATGCCAACCTCTACGGCGACGGCAAAGTGACCGACGCCGACCTCGCCGGCATCGCCGGCCGCATAGCCGCCGCCCACGCCGCCGTCTGCCGCATGCGGGCCACCGGCGAAGTGCGCGGCCACCTCTCCAAAGACGGCGCCCCCGAAAAAGTCCTCTTCAGCCAGCTGCCCTATGTCGCCGCCGGTAACCTCAACAGCCCGGAATCCATCAGCAGGCTCAAAGACTTCGGCGCCAGCCTCCGCCACCGCACCGACGCCGTCATCCACTTCGGCATCGGCGGTTCCTACCTCGGCAACCGCGTCCTCTTCGACGCCCACTGCGGCGAATTTTGGAACAGCCGCTCCCCCGAGGAGCGCGGCGGCTATCCCGAGCTCTATTTCAGCGGCAACAACCTCGATCCCCAGCGCACCCGCGACCTCATCGGCCACATCCTCGCCGCCACGGCGCAGAAATCGCCCTACCGCCTCCTGCTCGTCGTCGTCTCCAAATCGGGCGCCACCCTCGACACCATGGGCGCCTTCATGGTCGTCTACGACGCCTTGCGGCAGGCCCCCGGGCTGGATCTCTCCGTAGTCGCCGTCACCGACCCGGCCGAGGGCGACAAAGCCACCCTTCTCAAAAAACTCGCCCAGGAAAATGGCTGGCCCACCTTCGCCGTCCCCGACGGCATCGGCGGCCGCTTCAGCGTCTTCTCCGAAGTCGGCCTCGTCACCGCCGCCTGCATCGGCTTCGACATCGACGCCTTCCTTGCCGGTGCGCAGGCCATGGACCAGGCCTGCCAGCAGGGCGACATAAAAACCAACCCCGCCCTCCTGAACGCCGCCCTCAAATACCTCGCCGCCGCCAACCACGGCCGCGACATCGAAATCTTCATGCCCTATTCCGACCGGCTCAAAGCCGTCGCCGAATGGTATATCCAGCTCTTGGCCGAATCCCTCGGCAAACGCACCGACCGGCAGGGGAGGGAGGTCTTCTACGGCCGCACCCCCATAGTCGCCGTCGGCACCACCGACATGCACGCCCAGACCCAGCAGCACCAGGACGGCGCCCGTGACAAAGTCGTCCAGTTCGTCCGCATAGCGGCATGGGAAGATGACCCCGTCATCCCCGACGCTTTCCCCGCCTCCCGCGAGCTATCGAAAATCTCCTCCCTGCGCATGAGCCAAGCCCTCGACACCGCCCTCGCCGCCAACGCCGAGGCCCTCAGCAGCGACGGGCGCTTCAGCGCCGTCTTCCACCTTCCACGGCTCGACGCCTTCCACCTCGGCGAGCTCCTCTACCTGCTCGCCCTGTCCGTCGCCTACGAAGGCGAACTCGCCGACGTCGACGCCTTTGATCAGCCCGGTGTCGAAGCCTATAAAAGAATAATGGCTCCTAAACTTGAGGCAATAAAACAGGGCGGACGTTGA
- a CDS encoding LicD family protein: MYRLSATGLEDTDVDEDYQALFPDNRAMGDTNLRQAQLVMLRMLRIVDHICRKHGIEYWLESGTLLGAVRHGGFIPWDDDLDIAMRRADYERFRALAFLELPEDLVFQTTETDVNYRDLLPRIRDTRSKFFEKDKGYVPRHQGIYLDIFPFDSYPNRLVMAALTLRHRLQQYRKRLPQDSPGRAAYICGLYTLGLPLVLALYAAEWTAWRFRDIFFNKPGQKYLSRGVEVSSKPPHDRRDIFPLREISFEGYTFFAPHRPDTYLRKKYGDFLKVPPEGERKTHAREIIVNVPQGM, translated from the coding sequence GTGTACCGTTTATCAGCCACGGGACTGGAGGATACCGATGTGGACGAGGATTATCAGGCGCTGTTCCCCGACAACCGCGCAATGGGCGATACGAATTTGCGCCAGGCGCAACTGGTGATGCTGCGCATGCTGCGTATCGTGGACCATATCTGCCGCAAGCACGGCATCGAGTACTGGCTGGAATCGGGCACGCTGCTGGGGGCGGTGCGCCACGGCGGTTTTATCCCCTGGGACGACGATCTGGATATCGCTATGCGGCGGGCGGACTACGAGCGTTTTCGGGCGTTAGCGTTTCTGGAACTGCCTGAAGACCTGGTTTTCCAGACGACGGAGACTGACGTCAATTACCGCGATTTGCTGCCGCGGATCAGGGACACGAGGAGCAAATTTTTTGAAAAGGATAAGGGCTATGTTCCTCGTCACCAGGGAATATATCTGGATATCTTCCCGTTCGATTCTTACCCCAACCGGCTTGTCATGGCGGCGCTGACGCTCCGCCACCGCCTGCAGCAGTACAGGAAGAGGCTTCCCCAAGACTCCCCCGGCAGAGCCGCGTATATATGCGGTCTTTATACCCTCGGCCTGCCGCTCGTCCTGGCGCTATACGCGGCGGAATGGACCGCCTGGCGATTCCGCGATATTTTCTTCAACAAGCCCGGCCAGAAATATCTGTCGCGCGGGGTGGAGGTCTCCAGCAAACCGCCCCATGACCGGCGGGATATCTTTCCGCTGCGGGAGATTTCTTTCGAAGGCTACACGTTTTTCGCGCCGCACCGGCCCGATACCTATCTGCGGAAGAAGTACGGCGATTTTCTGAAGGTGCCGCCGGAAGGCGAGCGCAAGACCCACGCGCGCGAAATCATCGTCAACGTGCCCCAGGGGATGTGA
- a CDS encoding YadA-like family protein: MAVPCSADVYVPGDLQVTDDLKVWDDVTVGDDLTVGDDLKVGGNQEITGNQTVKGNSTVDGTLTADKVKADKVDAKYIDAKDIDAGKVSAGKVDAYKVDAKYIDAKDIDAGKVSAGKVDAYKVDAQYIDAKDIDAGKVSAGTVNAGKVNAYKVDAHKVDADYIDAYDIDAARITAGTVSAVQSNAIQMNAIQMNAFQVNAGQVNAGKVNAGFIDAYDIDAARITAGAVNACTVNAFKVNAAFIDAYDVDAAKVNAGQLRVRNDAHIGGDLYVGGEATVNGQIHGVQDGIAPTDAVNMRQFNRSIGDLASRVDRVGALSAAMSGLAPLDYDPEQPTQVAIGVGTYAGQQAVAVGLYHYGGGKDVLLNLGFAMASSEKMARAGMTWRIGGKRTDKAAVKSAEAVPASAQAAPGSRLLKVIQDAKAAEAKEE, translated from the coding sequence ATGGCAGTACCGTGCTCGGCCGATGTGTATGTTCCTGGCGATTTACAAGTTACTGACGATTTGAAAGTATGGGACGATGTGACAGTCGGTGACGATTTGACAGTTGGTGACGATTTGAAAGTCGGTGGAAACCAGGAAATCACCGGCAACCAAACCGTCAAAGGAAACTCGACTGTCGACGGCACATTAACCGCCGATAAGGTCAAAGCCGATAAGGTTGATGCCAAGTACATCGACGCCAAGGATATCGACGCCGGCAAAGTATCCGCCGGTAAAGTCGATGCGTATAAGGTCGATGCCAAGTACATCGACGCCAAGGATATCGACGCCGGCAAAGTATCCGCCGGTAAAGTCGATGCGTATAAGGTCGATGCCCAGTACATCGATGCCAAGGATATCGACGCCGGCAAAGTATCCGCCGGTACGGTCAACGCCGGCAAGGTCAATGCGTATAAAGTCGATGCTCATAAAGTCGACGCCGACTACATCGACGCTTATGATATCGACGCGGCCAGAATCACCGCCGGCACGGTCAGCGCGGTACAATCCAACGCTATTCAGATGAACGCTATTCAGATGAACGCTTTCCAGGTAAATGCCGGTCAGGTCAACGCCGGTAAGGTTAACGCCGGGTTCATCGATGCTTATGACATCGATGCGGCCAGAATCACCGCCGGCGCGGTCAACGCTTGCACGGTCAACGCGTTTAAGGTTAATGCCGCGTTTATCGATGCTTATGACGTTGACGCCGCGAAAGTCAATGCCGGTCAGCTCAGGGTTCGCAACGACGCCCATATTGGCGGCGACTTATATGTCGGCGGCGAGGCGACGGTTAACGGTCAGATTCATGGCGTGCAGGACGGTATTGCCCCGACCGATGCCGTCAACATGCGTCAATTCAACAGGTCCATCGGCGACCTCGCATCGCGCGTAGACCGCGTGGGCGCCCTGTCGGCGGCCATGTCGGGCCTGGCGCCGCTGGACTACGATCCCGAGCAGCCTACCCAGGTCGCGATCGGTGTCGGCACTTACGCCGGCCAGCAGGCGGTGGCGGTAGGTCTCTACCACTACGGCGGCGGCAAGGACGTTCTCCTCAATCTGGGCTTCGCGATGGCCAGCAGCGAGAAGATGGCCCGCGCGGGCATGACGTGGCGGATCGGCGGCAAGCGCACGGACAAGGCGGCCGTGAAGAGCGCTGAGGCCGTGCCGGCCTCGGCTCAGGCGGCTCCCGGCTCGCGGCTCCTGAAGGTTATCCAGGACGCGAAGGCGGCGGAGGCCAAAGAGGAATAA
- a CDS encoding secretin N-terminal domain-containing protein, with protein MRGTKKYIALLSLLLLLFAGRATAAPLVNMNVVNTEVRDVLTALASVGGVSIVADDSAAGKITIHLANVPFETALDLVTKTKGLVYQRMGHVIVVATPEKLSKGFGNVQIIKVNYAKASEIKKTLALIIPEDRLKVDEATNSIVFSGSPAEADTIRSTLEELDIPYRQISLEAQVVSINRTAGRNLGIDWKWSGLPAKTEYDTSSSSGSTSKTTVTREYPGVISFGRTPEGRPFEFTFQATLNALITKGDAKILAKPNITTIDGKEANILIGDRIPVLVEKTENGKTTNTISYVEAGIRLKYTPRINADGLITAAVHTEVSTPTLVTEMKAYRISTREAETNVRMKDGETMVIGGLINTEESGGKNRIPGLADLPILGKLFESNSKSKSETEVMIFLTARIVK; from the coding sequence ATGAGGGGAACTAAAAAATACATAGCATTGCTCAGCCTGCTCTTACTACTGTTCGCCGGCCGGGCGACCGCCGCGCCGCTCGTAAACATGAACGTCGTCAACACCGAAGTGCGCGACGTGCTCACCGCCCTGGCCAGCGTCGGCGGCGTCAGCATCGTCGCCGACGACTCGGCTGCCGGCAAAATAACCATCCACCTGGCCAACGTCCCCTTCGAAACCGCCCTTGACCTCGTCACCAAGACCAAAGGGCTCGTCTACCAGCGGATGGGCCACGTCATCGTCGTCGCCACCCCCGAAAAGCTCAGCAAAGGCTTCGGCAACGTCCAGATCATCAAGGTCAACTACGCCAAAGCCTCCGAAATCAAAAAGACCCTCGCCCTCATCATCCCCGAAGACCGGCTGAAAGTCGACGAAGCCACCAACTCCATCGTCTTCAGCGGGTCGCCGGCCGAAGCCGACACCATCCGCAGCACCCTTGAGGAACTCGACATCCCCTACCGGCAGATCTCCCTCGAAGCCCAGGTTGTGTCCATCAACAGGACGGCCGGCAGGAACCTCGGCATCGACTGGAAATGGTCGGGCCTGCCCGCCAAAACCGAATACGATACATCCTCAAGCTCCGGCTCGACCAGCAAGACCACCGTCACCCGCGAATACCCGGGCGTCATATCCTTCGGCCGCACCCCCGAGGGCCGGCCGTTCGAATTCACATTCCAGGCCACGCTAAACGCCCTCATCACCAAGGGCGACGCCAAAATCCTCGCCAAACCCAACATCACCACCATCGACGGCAAAGAAGCCAACATCCTCATCGGCGATCGCATCCCCGTCCTCGTAGAAAAAACCGAAAACGGCAAAACCACCAACACCATCAGCTACGTCGAAGCCGGCATCCGGCTCAAATACACTCCCCGCATCAACGCCGACGGGCTGATAACCGCCGCCGTCCACACCGAAGTCAGCACTCCCACCCTCGTCACCGAGATGAAAGCCTACCGCATCAGCACCCGCGAAGCCGAAACCAACGTCCGCATGAAAGACGGCGAAACCATGGTCATCGGCGGCCTGATCAACACCGAGGAATCGGGTGGCAAGAACCGCATCCCGGGGTTGGCCGACCTGCCCATCCTCGGCAAACTGTTCGAAAGCAACTCCAAATCCAAATCGGAAACTGAAGTCATGATCTTTCTTACGGCCCGGATAGTCAAATAG
- a CDS encoding response regulator transcription factor produces the protein MPIRILIADDHALLRQGIKNVLELESDFAIVAEAGDGEEAVRKAGEAVPDIALLDINMPRLNGLEVTKRIRAAQPSVKVIILTIHDDESYVVEVVKAGAAGYLLKDVEPGMLIKAIRTVYEGESFIYPTLAKKLFGEITRLEEERRHGAASILQHGRDERLTLRELEVLQLIAKGLSNQEIAHRLFLSEKTVKNHLTNIFRKIDVADRTQAVLYAIKNKIVVLD, from the coding sequence ATGCCGATCCGGATTCTGATCGCCGACGACCATGCCCTGCTTAGGCAAGGCATCAAAAACGTGCTTGAGCTCGAAAGCGATTTCGCCATCGTCGCCGAAGCCGGCGACGGCGAGGAAGCGGTGCGCAAAGCCGGCGAAGCGGTTCCAGACATAGCCCTCCTGGACATCAACATGCCGCGCCTCAACGGCCTGGAGGTCACCAAACGCATCCGCGCCGCCCAGCCAAGCGTCAAAGTCATCATCCTTACCATCCACGACGACGAAAGCTATGTCGTCGAAGTCGTCAAAGCGGGCGCCGCAGGCTACCTTCTCAAGGACGTCGAGCCCGGCATGCTCATCAAAGCAATTCGGACCGTATACGAAGGAGAATCCTTCATCTATCCCACCCTCGCCAAAAAACTGTTCGGCGAAATCACCCGTCTGGAAGAAGAACGGCGGCACGGTGCGGCCAGCATCCTCCAGCACGGCCGCGACGAGCGCCTCACCCTGCGCGAGCTCGAAGTCCTGCAGCTCATCGCCAAAGGCCTCAGCAACCAGGAAATCGCTCACAGACTCTTCCTCAGCGAAAAAACCGTCAAGAACCACCTCACCAACATCTTCCGCAAAATCGACGTCGCCGACCGCACCCAGGCAGTCCTCTACGCCATCAAAAACAAGATCGTCGTCCTCGACTGA
- a CDS encoding demethoxyubiquinone hydroxylase family protein, producing the protein MAYGQPEAGSGLKASPLEQLIIWLREDLMGELQAINQYQAHIDNIDDQEIKKLLAHIRDDEKEHVAEITHLIARIDAVQRQKFAEDHTAGAEKVATAQK; encoded by the coding sequence ATGGCGTACGGACAGCCGGAAGCCGGCAGCGGCCTCAAGGCCTCGCCCCTGGAGCAGCTCATCATCTGGCTCAGGGAAGACCTGATGGGCGAACTGCAGGCCATCAACCAATATCAGGCCCACATCGACAATATCGACGACCAGGAAATCAAAAAACTCCTCGCCCACATCCGTGACGACGAAAAAGAACACGTCGCCGAAATAACCCACCTTATCGCCAGAATCGACGCCGTTCAACGGCAGAAATTCGCCGAGGACCATACCGCCGGCGCCGAAAAAGTCGCCACCGCCCAGAAATAA
- a CDS encoding sugar phosphate isomerase/epimerase family protein: MRLIISAVTWDQYLRSGMCQLELVPVADKYGCAGIEFRPYWRSSIEELYEIKDFLAEYQLECTYAANDCLLAATDEGARQALLSVEKSLAKAERLGAKVFRLLLAVGPVDRSMLEAGWWRQAISQLIDDAAAKGIVLAVENAPNPTTGDAELLRDLVAPFASPWLKVTFDTGNWLPAGWDPLKAAHILAGHIGYVHLKDMVNRPDGFVPAYPGGGDMDFAAIIAKLEQTGYKGLYALEFPGGRSPASKVKASLKHLRKLNFECTK, from the coding sequence ATGCGGCTCATAATCAGCGCCGTCACCTGGGACCAATACCTGCGCTCGGGGATGTGCCAGCTGGAACTTGTGCCGGTGGCGGACAAATACGGCTGCGCCGGCATCGAATTCCGCCCCTACTGGCGCAGCTCCATCGAAGAACTTTACGAAATCAAGGACTTCCTGGCCGAATACCAGCTCGAATGCACCTACGCCGCCAACGACTGCCTGCTGGCCGCCACCGACGAAGGCGCCCGCCAGGCGCTCCTGTCGGTGGAAAAAAGCCTTGCCAAAGCCGAGCGGCTTGGAGCCAAGGTATTCCGGCTCCTCTTAGCCGTAGGGCCCGTAGACCGGTCGATGCTCGAAGCCGGCTGGTGGCGGCAGGCGATCAGCCAGCTCATCGACGACGCGGCCGCCAAAGGCATCGTCCTCGCCGTCGAGAACGCCCCCAACCCCACCACCGGCGACGCCGAACTTCTCCGCGACTTAGTCGCCCCGTTCGCCTCGCCGTGGCTCAAAGTCACCTTCGACACCGGCAACTGGCTGCCCGCCGGCTGGGACCCCTTGAAAGCCGCCCACATCCTTGCCGGCCACATCGGCTACGTCCACCTCAAGGACATGGTCAACCGGCCGGACGGCTTCGTGCCCGCCTACCCCGGCGGCGGCGACATGGACTTTGCGGCCATCATTGCCAAGCTGGAACAAACGGGGTATAAGGGCCTATACGCGCTGGAATTCCCCGGCGGCCGCAGCCCGGCATCCAAAGTCAAAGCCAGCCTGAAACATCTGCGCAAGCTAAATTTCGAATGTACCAAATAA
- a CDS encoding amidase yields the protein MATLGLSVREIVDGYRQRKFSPVEIARLYIAQVEKAEPVCKAWVCYDAEKYLAAARETEKRLMAGEAVRALEGAPVGVKDIINTAEFPTQMGSPLWEGFTPGNDARVVFHAKRAGALVPGKTVTAEFAVHTLGKTENPHDRLRNPGTSSSGSAAAVAAGMAPVALGTQTAGSIVRPASYCGVYGMKPSFGLIPRTGMLKTTDSLDTVGFFVGCLEDAARVFDALRVHGRDYPLSDAALTDPARQDKPAGRPWRVALVKTHTWPEAKDYAREAFLEWAKKLAGTAGIEVTEADLPAGLERIHEVHATVYDRALAYYFQEEFKNASLVSPIMNDLIRHGNAIAREDYWQAMADQLAMARSMDAFFTAGGYDILISLSTAGHAPLRDEPEPRDPALIWTATHLPVISAPALVSPAGLPFSVQLAARRYNDPLLLKFAAALAADGLLPKGANPLFSAQ from the coding sequence ATGGCTACGTTGGGTCTGAGCGTGCGGGAGATCGTCGACGGGTACCGGCAGCGCAAATTCAGCCCGGTGGAGATCGCCCGCCTGTATATCGCCCAGGTGGAGAAGGCCGAGCCGGTCTGCAAGGCGTGGGTGTGCTACGACGCCGAAAAGTACCTGGCCGCCGCCCGCGAGACGGAGAAACGGCTGATGGCCGGCGAGGCGGTGCGGGCTCTCGAAGGGGCGCCGGTCGGCGTCAAGGATATCATCAATACAGCCGAGTTCCCGACTCAGATGGGCAGCCCGCTGTGGGAGGGCTTCACCCCCGGCAACGACGCGCGGGTGGTGTTTCACGCCAAGCGGGCCGGGGCGCTCGTGCCCGGTAAGACGGTTACTGCCGAGTTCGCCGTCCATACGCTGGGGAAGACCGAGAATCCCCATGACCGCCTGCGCAACCCCGGTACGTCGTCGAGCGGTTCGGCGGCGGCGGTGGCGGCCGGGATGGCGCCGGTAGCCCTGGGGACGCAGACCGCCGGCTCGATCGTGCGGCCGGCGAGTTATTGCGGCGTATATGGCATGAAGCCGTCGTTCGGGCTCATCCCCCGCACGGGGATGCTGAAGACGACCGACAGCCTCGATACCGTCGGCTTCTTCGTCGGCTGCCTGGAGGACGCGGCGCGGGTTTTCGACGCCCTTAGGGTCCACGGCCGCGATTATCCGCTGAGCGACGCGGCGCTGACCGACCCCGCCCGCCAGGACAAGCCGGCGGGCCGCCCCTGGCGGGTGGCGCTGGTAAAGACTCATACCTGGCCGGAGGCCAAGGATTACGCCAGGGAGGCTTTCCTGGAGTGGGCGAAGAAGCTGGCCGGCACGGCCGGGATCGAGGTGACCGAGGCTGACCTGCCGGCGGGCCTGGAGCGCATCCACGAGGTCCACGCCACCGTTTACGACCGGGCGCTGGCCTATTACTTCCAGGAGGAGTTCAAGAACGCTTCCCTCGTTTCGCCGATCATGAACGACCTCATCAGGCACGGCAACGCGATCGCCCGCGAGGACTACTGGCAGGCGATGGCCGATCAACTGGCGATGGCCCGGTCGATGGACGCGTTCTTCACCGCGGGCGGATACGATATCCTGATTTCGCTGAGTACGGCCGGGCACGCGCCGCTGAGGGACGAGCCGGAGCCGCGCGACCCCGCCCTGATCTGGACGGCCACGCATCTGCCGGTTATCAGCGCCCCTGCGCTGGTGTCGCCTGCCGGCCTGCCTTTCAGCGTGCAGCTCGCGGCCAGACGCTACAACGACCCGCTGCTGCTGAAGTTCGCGGCCGCGCTGGCGGCGGACGGCCTGCTGCCTAAAGGCGCCAACCCTCTCTTTTCAGCGCAATAA
- a CDS encoding N-acetyl sugar amidotransferase, which yields MTTGKTEPRFGHLQYCVRCCMPETQEGLIFDDLGICQACQSSEQKIHINWVEREKELRRLLEDAKAKAGNNYDCIIPISGGKDSTFQLHVLTKVYGMKPLAVTFSHNWYSEIGWYNLVNSLEQFNVDHMMFTPNRDLVNRMARRSLSGIGDSCWHCHAGVGAFPLHIAVKFNIPLLIWGESIAESSGRASYFNPVKKFDREYFTKVSAKLKPSEMVCSYLSERDLYPFNIPTLEECERVGLHGIHLGDYIFWDDERQTEFVRDNYGWKEVDIEGTYKRYKSAECMMPGVHDFTCYLKRGYGRATFHASVDVRTGLVTREEGFALANEYDSERPEALDYYLETTGMPEEEFYATMKGLRVPKLKDTDIPVTPKDPSRRRTMKPFVQQFIADVRRKTDGGAGRKGE from the coding sequence ATGACGACAGGCAAAACTGAGCCCAGGTTCGGCCACCTGCAATACTGCGTCAGGTGCTGTATGCCGGAGACGCAGGAGGGACTTATTTTCGACGACCTGGGTATCTGCCAGGCGTGCCAGTCTTCCGAGCAGAAGATCCATATCAACTGGGTCGAGCGGGAGAAGGAGCTGAGGCGCCTGCTGGAGGACGCCAAGGCCAAGGCGGGCAATAATTACGACTGCATCATCCCCATCAGCGGCGGCAAGGACAGCACCTTCCAGCTCCATGTGCTTACGAAGGTCTACGGCATGAAGCCGCTGGCGGTGACTTTCAGCCACAACTGGTACAGCGAGATCGGCTGGTATAACCTGGTGAACTCGCTGGAGCAGTTTAACGTCGACCATATGATGTTCACCCCCAACCGCGATCTGGTGAACCGGATGGCGCGCCGGTCGCTGTCGGGGATCGGCGATTCCTGCTGGCACTGCCACGCCGGGGTGGGCGCTTTTCCGCTGCATATCGCGGTGAAGTTCAACATCCCGCTGCTCATCTGGGGCGAGTCGATCGCCGAGTCTTCGGGACGGGCTTCGTATTTCAATCCGGTGAAGAAGTTCGACCGCGAGTATTTCACGAAGGTGTCCGCCAAGCTGAAGCCGTCGGAGATGGTGTGCAGCTATCTTTCCGAGCGGGATCTATATCCTTTTAATATCCCCACCCTGGAGGAATGCGAGCGGGTCGGCCTGCACGGCATCCATCTCGGCGATTATATTTTCTGGGACGACGAGCGGCAGACGGAGTTCGTCCGCGATAACTACGGCTGGAAAGAGGTCGATATCGAGGGGACGTATAAGCGCTATAAGAGCGCGGAGTGCATGATGCCGGGCGTCCACGATTTCACCTGTTACCTCAAGCGCGGCTATGGCCGGGCGACCTTCCACGCCAGTGTGGATGTGCGCACCGGGCTGGTGACCCGCGAGGAGGGCTTCGCGCTGGCGAACGAGTACGATTCCGAGCGGCCGGAGGCGCTAGATTATTACCTGGAAACGACCGGCATGCCTGAGGAGGAGTTTTACGCGACGATGAAGGGGCTTAGGGTGCCGAAGCTGAAGGACACCGACATCCCGGTGACGCCCAAGGACCCGTCGCGGCGGCGGACGATGAAGCCGTTCGTGCAGCAGTTCATCGCGGATGTCAGGCGCAAGACGGACGGCGGCGCGGGCCGGAAGGGGGAATGA
- a CDS encoding GNAT family protein, whose translation MTATDNCFIYRTDRLGVRALERADLEGGYPLWFRDAEVCRYNSHGTFPKRLPELTAYIDALAGDRSKVVWAVVDLASGRHIGNMSLQAIDYINRSAEFAVLMGEKEYWGRGYAREAGELLLRHGFMKLNLHRVYCGTAAGNTGMQKLAAALGMVREGVRRQALFLNGEYADVWEYGVLKDEFLAGR comes from the coding sequence ATGACGGCGACCGACAATTGCTTTATCTACCGGACGGACCGGCTGGGCGTGCGCGCCCTGGAACGGGCCGACCTGGAGGGCGGCTATCCGCTGTGGTTCCGCGACGCCGAGGTCTGCCGCTATAATTCCCACGGCACATTCCCCAAGCGGCTGCCGGAGCTGACGGCCTACATCGACGCGCTGGCCGGCGACCGCTCGAAGGTGGTGTGGGCGGTGGTCGACCTGGCGAGCGGCCGCCATATCGGCAACATGAGCCTGCAGGCCATCGATTATATTAACCGCAGCGCCGAGTTTGCGGTGCTGATGGGCGAGAAGGAGTACTGGGGCAGGGGCTACGCCCGCGAGGCGGGCGAGCTGCTGCTGCGCCACGGGTTTATGAAGCTCAATCTGCACCGCGTGTACTGCGGGACGGCGGCCGGCAACACCGGCATGCAGAAGCTGGCCGCAGCTCTCGGCATGGTGCGGGAGGGCGTCCGCCGCCAGGCGCTTTTTCTGAACGGCGAGTACGCCGATGTGTGGGAATACGGGGTGCTGAAGGATGAGTTTTTGGCCGGACGGTAG